A genomic window from Bradyrhizobium lupini includes:
- a CDS encoding TRAP transporter substrate-binding protein: protein MISFALISASAAEPVKLKLAFPSSDRSTSYLAAVKPFVDAVNAEARGQIEIETYFSGVLGKDPAEQPQLVLDGTADIAYVVTGLTRNRFADNAIIEMPGLFTNMRESVAVFNRLMAAGALQGYDDYVVIGAYVTEPETIHSNVPITSLNDLKDKRIRVNNPGEAAALEKLGARPVFLPVTKISEAIGSGSIDGALVPPSPLVDYGIKRVATYHYLLGISGAPLMVLMNRKIFNRLPKPAQATILKYSGAWSAGRFMDTYEAVENSIMGELKSDPKRQVTIPTPSDLDAANAVFAAVADDWASKSERNAELLKTVRAELTKMRSTR, encoded by the coding sequence GTGATCTCTTTTGCGTTGATCTCGGCCTCCGCCGCCGAACCGGTCAAGCTCAAATTGGCCTTCCCCAGTTCCGACCGCTCGACGAGTTATCTCGCTGCGGTCAAGCCATTCGTCGACGCGGTCAACGCCGAGGCAAGAGGCCAGATCGAAATCGAGACCTATTTCAGCGGCGTGCTTGGAAAGGATCCGGCTGAGCAACCCCAGCTCGTGCTCGATGGTACGGCCGACATCGCCTACGTCGTGACGGGACTGACTCGCAACCGGTTCGCAGACAATGCAATCATCGAGATGCCCGGCCTGTTTACGAACATGCGGGAGTCCGTTGCGGTGTTCAACCGGCTTATGGCCGCCGGCGCGCTGCAAGGATACGACGACTACGTGGTGATCGGCGCCTATGTCACCGAGCCCGAGACGATCCACAGCAACGTTCCGATCACGTCGCTGAATGATCTGAAGGACAAGAGAATTCGCGTCAACAATCCGGGCGAAGCCGCAGCGCTCGAAAAGCTCGGAGCGCGGCCCGTATTTCTGCCGGTCACCAAGATCTCCGAAGCCATCGGCAGCGGCAGCATCGATGGCGCCCTGGTACCACCATCTCCATTGGTCGATTACGGCATCAAACGCGTTGCGACCTATCATTACCTTCTTGGCATCAGCGGCGCACCGCTGATGGTTTTGATGAACCGGAAAATATTCAACCGGCTGCCGAAACCTGCACAGGCGACCATCCTCAAATACAGCGGTGCGTGGTCTGCCGGACGTTTCATGGATACCTACGAAGCCGTTGAAAACAGCATTATGGGGGAGCTGAAGTCCGATCCCAAACGCCAGGTGACCATACCCACGCCGTCGGACCTCGATGCGGCCAATGCCGTGTTCGCGGCCGTTGCCGACGATTGGGCTTCGAAAAGTGAGCGCAATGCCGAACTGCTAAAAACGGTTCGGGCCGAGCTCACGAAAATGCGATCGACCCGGTAG
- a CDS encoding alpha/beta hydrolase: MKNFLAFFLILGLTAASAHGPLPPRPAAPSDLVQVGLTDSDTTAGGTARLCEQVTFSRGLRYGESEANVLDVATATTKADTPRPVLLFVTGDTFTGDRAAPELSRQIQDQAMCFAARNDMIGVRVNYRLAPSATWPAGASDVAAALSWVHGNIDLFNGDAREIVAVGYGAGAFHVATLLAHPELQTDRADVAAVVLVSGIYRAGKDASDSEKAYLGSDASQYNKRSVFPGILNVDVPIVLAWAADDSAGITAQGETLKKTLCGAGHCPRSALLRSRDGIASAFGLDGSGDSLAEPTLLLVHQLEARGLP; this comes from the coding sequence ATGAAGAATTTTCTCGCATTTTTTCTGATTCTGGGCCTGACGGCAGCCTCCGCGCACGGCCCCTTGCCGCCGCGGCCGGCTGCGCCGTCCGATCTTGTCCAGGTCGGCCTCACAGATAGCGACACCACCGCAGGCGGCACCGCGCGGCTATGCGAGCAGGTCACCTTCTCGCGCGGCCTGCGCTACGGCGAGAGCGAAGCCAATGTGCTCGATGTCGCCACCGCCACGACCAAGGCGGATACGCCGCGGCCGGTGCTGCTGTTCGTGACCGGCGACACTTTCACTGGCGACCGCGCCGCGCCGGAGCTGTCGCGCCAGATCCAGGACCAGGCCATGTGCTTTGCCGCGCGCAACGACATGATCGGCGTGCGCGTCAACTACCGGCTGGCGCCCTCGGCGACGTGGCCGGCGGGTGCGAGCGACGTGGCGGCGGCGCTGTCCTGGGTCCACGGCAATATCGACCTATTCAACGGCGATGCCCGCGAGATCGTTGCGGTCGGCTACGGCGCCGGCGCCTTCCACGTCGCCACCCTGCTGGCCCATCCCGAACTCCAGACCGACCGCGCCGATGTCGCGGCGGTCGTGCTGGTGTCCGGGATCTACCGCGCCGGCAAGGACGCCAGCGACAGCGAGAAGGCCTATCTCGGCAGCGACGCCAGCCAGTACAACAAGCGCTCGGTCTTCCCCGGCATCCTCAATGTCGACGTCCCGATCGTGCTGGCCTGGGCCGCGGATGATTCCGCCGGCATCACGGCGCAGGGCGAAACCCTGAAGAAGACGCTCTGCGGCGCCGGCCATTGCCCGCGTAGCGCGCTGCTGCGCAGCCGCGACGGCATCGCGAGCGCCTTCGGCCTCGACGGCTCCGGCGACAGCCTCGCCGAGCCGACGCTGCTGCTGGTGCATCAGCTCGAGGCGCGCGGTCTGCCGTAG